Part of the Flavobacterium alkalisoli genome is shown below.
GGCAGCATCGGTATTAAATTTTTTATCGTCTATAAGCAATGTGCGCTTAGGGTGTATGTCGTGATTATTTATAAGGTAGTTGTAGGCTTCTACATCCGGTTTTCGGGCTCCTATCTCATGGGAAAAATAAACCCTCTCAAAACACTGGTAGAAATCCATATAAAAAGAAGCTCCTGCATCATGCTCAAACTTTTCTATGTGTATAGGATCGGTATTGCTTAGCAGAAAGCAGCGATAATTAGCTGAGAGCTTTTGAAGGAACTCCAGTCTGTATAGCGGAAAGTCTCCTATGCCGGCATTCCAGGCTTCGCGTATTCTTCCGGGATCGGCATTGGGTATGTAGGCTTTAATTCCCCTAAGGAAATCAACCTCTTTAATCTTTCCTGTTTCAAACCTTTTTTCAAGTCTGTCCAATTCTTCAGTCCATTCTTTAAGTCCCAGGTTTTTCAGCGCATTATCGCGGGCTACATTATCTTTATTGATAAAAACATCGCCGAAATCAAATATAATAGTGTTAATCATGATTCCTGAAAATTAAAAGTTCGTCATTAAGTACGCTGTACCTTTTTGTTGCTGTGGCGTTTAATACCGGTGCTTTTATCCCTTCATGAAAAAGGGTTTCACCTTTAAAAACCCTGGCCTCATCCCACAAACTATAATCAATAAAAGTTTGGAGGGTTTGCCTTCCGCCCTCAATAATGACCGACTGAATGTTATGTTGGTATAACACCTGCGTTATCTGCCGGGGGAGGCTCTCGTTAAAATCTATTTTTTCAAAAAGGAAATTCCCTAAGTTAGGCAAATTCGTTTTTTCTGTCAAGATAATTGTGTTTATTTTTTGATTTTTAACAAAATAACTGTCTGGTATTCTGTTGCTTCTGTCTAAGATGATTCTTGTAGGGTTTGGCCCTGTCCAGTCTCTTACGTCAAGTTTTGGGTTATCGTCTAAAACCGTCTTTGTGCCGGCGAGTATGCCCATTTCTTCGCTGCGCCATTTATGTACCAACTGCCTGGAATAAAGGTTAGTTATCCAAACAGGTTTTTTGCTTTTTAATGTGCCGTCGTCGTTTCTGTTTTTTTGCGACGGACTTATAAAGCCATCGGCAGTTTCGGCCCACTTTAATATTATATAAGGGCGTTGCTTTTCATGAAAAGTAAAAAAGCGTCGGTTAAATTCACGACATTCTTTTTCTAATACTCCTACAATTACTTCGCGTCCTGCCTCTTTAAGTTTTCTTATTCCGTTGCCCGCTACCTTTTCATGCGGATCTGTTGTTCCTACTACTATGGTTTTTATTTGCTGCTGTATAATCAGGTCACAACAAGGAGGGGTTTTTCCGTAATGACTACAGGGCTCCAGGCTAACGTAAAGAGTAGATAGTGGAATTAAATCCCTGTCTTCTTCCTTTACGGAATTAACGCAATTTACCTCTCCATGAGGTCCTCCGTAAGGAGATGTGTGTCCTTCTCCTATAATTTTTCCGTTATATACAAGTACAGCCCCTACAGAGGGGTTGGGCATGGCTTCTCTTAAACCTTGTGCGGCAAGGTCAAGACAGCGTTGCATGTAAAGTTCGTGGTTCATGGGTAGCGTAGTAAAACATCAAAGTTACAAAGTTTTATGCAGTGACAATTTCAAATTGAGTAGTTTTGCAAAATGGATTCGGTTATCATCAGGCCAATAGTAAAAGAAGATAATTTAGCGATTGCAAGGGTAATTCGCCATGTACTTATAGAACATAATGTTCCTAAGGTAGGTACGGCTTATGCCGATGCCTCCCTGGACTGTATGTTTGAAACTTACAGTGTGTCCGGCTCGATATATTATGTGGTGGAAAAAAATGGCAAAATTATTGGAGGAGCAGGTATAGCACCTTTAGAGAACGGGCCTGAAGATACCTGCGAGTTGCAGAAGATGTATTTCCTGAGTGAAGCAAGAGGGCTGGGGCTAGGAGAGAAAATGATGCA
Proteins encoded:
- a CDS encoding GNAT family N-acetyltransferase, coding for MDSVIIRPIVKEDNLAIARVIRHVLIEHNVPKVGTAYADASLDCMFETYSVSGSIYYVVEKNGKIIGGAGIAPLENGPEDTCELQKMYFLSEARGLGLGEKMMQKCLESASGFGFKRCYLETMPYMESAQKLYKKSGFNYLDAPMGCTGHSSCPVWMIKEMN
- the ribD gene encoding bifunctional diaminohydroxyphosphoribosylaminopyrimidine deaminase/5-amino-6-(5-phosphoribosylamino)uracil reductase RibD — encoded protein: MNHELYMQRCLDLAAQGLREAMPNPSVGAVLVYNGKIIGEGHTSPYGGPHGEVNCVNSVKEEDRDLIPLSTLYVSLEPCSHYGKTPPCCDLIIQQQIKTIVVGTTDPHEKVAGNGIRKLKEAGREVIVGVLEKECREFNRRFFTFHEKQRPYIILKWAETADGFISPSQKNRNDDGTLKSKKPVWITNLYSRQLVHKWRSEEMGILAGTKTVLDDNPKLDVRDWTGPNPTRIILDRSNRIPDSYFVKNQKINTIILTEKTNLPNLGNFLFEKIDFNESLPRQITQVLYQHNIQSVIIEGGRQTLQTFIDYSLWDEARVFKGETLFHEGIKAPVLNATATKRYSVLNDELLIFRNHD
- a CDS encoding HAD family hydrolase, whose protein sequence is MINTIIFDFGDVFINKDNVARDNALKNLGLKEWTEELDRLEKRFETGKIKEVDFLRGIKAYIPNADPGRIREAWNAGIGDFPLYRLEFLQKLSANYRCFLLSNTDPIHIEKFEHDAGASFYMDFYQCFERVYFSHEIGARKPDVEAYNYLINNHDIHPKRTLLIDDKKFNTDAAEALGFKIWTLNPENEDVTELFEKKIITMEEV